From Corynebacterium frankenforstense DSM 45800, the proteins below share one genomic window:
- a CDS encoding substrate-binding domain-containing protein, with product MFTFINRSRGRRAGAARPARRAAALVAAVALATSLSACGRGEAEQEITLALSTQSNPFFVQVRDGAQQRAEELGIPLNIQDAGDDALKQADQLNNAAAMHTGVVIANPVDSDAVANSVTALNQADIPVVAVDRTSNGGELASYVASDNIAGGRQAADAMAKAIGGKGKIIVLQGIAGSSSSRDRGQGFKEGIAKYPDIEIVGMQTAGFDRTKGLDVASNLLQANPDVVGIFAENDEMALGAIEAVGGRAGDDIAVVGFDGTLEGLEAVAAGTMAATIAQQPDQLGVAAVDQAALLLQGKEVADVLPVDVVTVTAENVAEHQ from the coding sequence ATGTTCACGTTCATCAACCGGTCACGCGGCCGTCGGGCGGGCGCAGCCCGTCCCGCCCGCCGGGCCGCAGCGTTGGTCGCCGCCGTGGCACTCGCGACGTCGTTAAGCGCATGCGGGCGCGGCGAGGCCGAGCAGGAGATCACGCTGGCGCTGTCCACGCAGTCCAACCCGTTCTTCGTGCAGGTGCGCGACGGCGCGCAACAACGCGCCGAGGAGCTCGGCATCCCGCTGAATATCCAGGACGCCGGCGACGACGCCCTCAAGCAGGCCGACCAGCTCAACAACGCCGCGGCCATGCACACCGGAGTGGTCATCGCCAACCCCGTCGACTCCGACGCCGTGGCCAACTCCGTGACCGCGCTCAACCAGGCCGACATCCCCGTCGTCGCCGTCGACCGCACCTCCAACGGCGGCGAGCTGGCCTCCTACGTGGCCAGCGACAACATCGCCGGCGGGCGCCAGGCGGCCGACGCCATGGCGAAGGCCATCGGTGGCAAGGGCAAGATCATCGTCCTGCAGGGCATCGCCGGCTCGTCGTCCTCGCGCGACCGCGGGCAGGGCTTCAAGGAGGGCATCGCCAAGTACCCCGACATCGAGATCGTCGGCATGCAGACCGCCGGCTTCGACCGCACCAAGGGTCTCGACGTCGCGTCCAACCTGCTGCAGGCCAACCCCGACGTCGTGGGCATCTTCGCCGAGAACGACGAGATGGCGCTCGGCGCGATCGAGGCCGTCGGCGGGCGCGCCGGTGACGACATCGCCGTCGTCGGCTTCGACGGCACCCTCGAGGGCCTTGAGGCGGTGGCCGCCGGCACCATGGCCGCCACCATCGCCCAGCAGCCCGACCAGCTCGGCGTGGCCGCCGTCGACCAGGCCGCCCTGCTGCTGCAGGGCAAGGAGGTCGCCGACGTCCTGCCCGTCGACGTGGTCACCGTGACCGCCGAGAACGTCGCCGAGCACCAGTAA
- the rbsD gene encoding D-ribose pyranase — translation MLKKGILNAPLAGRLARLGHTDTFVIADCGLPVPADVPVIDLAIVFGIPRFVDVLDALTDVLEIEHATIATQAPEEIRAIVPAEVELDEVDHEELKARVADASFVVRTGETTPYANVILRSGVPF, via the coding sequence ATGCTCAAGAAGGGCATCCTCAACGCCCCGCTGGCCGGACGCCTCGCCCGGCTGGGCCACACCGACACCTTCGTCATCGCCGACTGCGGCCTGCCCGTGCCCGCGGACGTGCCCGTCATCGACCTCGCGATCGTCTTCGGCATCCCCCGCTTCGTCGACGTCCTCGACGCGCTGACCGACGTGCTCGAGATCGAGCACGCCACCATCGCCACCCAGGCCCCAGAGGAGATCCGCGCGATCGTGCCCGCCGAGGTCGAGCTCGACGAGGTCGACCACGAGGAGCTCAAGGCCCGGGTCGCCGACGCCAGCTTCGTGGTCCGCACCGGCGAGACCACGCCCTACGCCAACGTCATCCTGCGCAGCGGGGTGCCGTTCTAG